Within the Channa argus isolate prfri chromosome 12, Channa argus male v1.0, whole genome shotgun sequence genome, the region ATTACTTGAGAAAAAAAcgttcttttttttgtcatttgcagtCTTGTTCTTTGTCATTCAGCCCCACCAGTGATGAAGGTCCATATGCAGTACAGGTGGTGATGGAGGACTTTCCCAACCAAAATATAAGTCTGACTCAAACCAACGGGACAAAGACATTTCTGACTCCCAATGATGCTATCAGCAAAATacctgtgcagtttgttttatgGGGTAAGACTTCCTGAGTTCAAAATCTCCCATTATTCCAACTTGGGAGTGTTCACATATTATTTAACACCAGTTAACTGTGTAGCTCTACCAGATAAACAGACTAAATTTGATACTTTTTCCGTCCtaattttattgaaattgtAATGCAACAGGGAGTTTTTGTGGtttgtcaataaataaataataaacaaaaatgtgggGTTTTTATTGTGCATATTaacaaaaatttatttttgttttattattatttattttcaatctCTTACAATCTGTTTTTCATATAAGATCAtgcagaaaatttaaatatgcatataatttttttttctaatgttccAGTGGATCCTCCAGTGCCATCCTGCACAGAGGGACTCTATCTCCCAAATTTTCTACCTCCGACCCCAAACAACAGAGCCCAGTTTTTCACTATTGTCAATAGGGCCATCGTAATAAATATCAAAGCAGAGGCGATCATCTCGACGTAagtcaaaaagcaaacaaataaaaaaagatttatctggtggaacaggaacaggaacatcTTCTGCTCCTTACAGAATTTCGGAGCTTCTTTACAGTGGGCCATCTACTTTAATCCAGAACTCAACAGGAGCAGGACAGTTCAGCCTGACATGGACACCATCTCAGGCTGAAGAAGGAGGAAGCTTCCCTATCTGCTTTGTCGTCAAAGCAAATTACAAGTCAGTATCTTCACTATCATCTCACAGTAGACACAACTTTTTGGAAACTTAACAGATGTAGCTGTTTAAACTTGTGCTGCTGCGTTgggtaaatgtatttgttatatcTTGTGATAAATTTATATTTCCACAGTCTGAACATATATAACTCAGACCTACGATGCGTCATTGTGACTGTTGGAAACAGTGAGTACAGTATAGTTTAGTCatgtttgttacttttaaatCAATTCACTCCTATTCTAAATTATTGAAGCTGACGTGTAATGTAGCTTTTCTTTTGACTTTGATTACAGacccaacaacaaccacaactttACCAACTACAGGAAGTTCTGGAATGTGTATGTACAAGTTGAGGCTTTATGCTTAAATCGCACTGCAGACACTTTGCCCCAAATTGATGTAACACAACATAGTTGGGTAGTCGAGGATGCAACTTATAATTGTTCAAATGGACAATCAATTTACTTGAAAATTTACTTTCTGTGGTGAAGTAAATCCTTTCAAAGGTCTGCAATTTTGAAGGCCCATAAATTcatggtattgcccagaagcaGGCTGTTTTGACAGTGCTGACCTTTCAGATGGGTTTAGAGAAATCGTAACAACTTTGCATGAATTAAAGGtcataaatatgtttaaaataaatttagtaTAAACAGAAATGAGTCAAAATGAGCCATAATACCAGCTCATTAAAGGTGTCAAGCATAAGCTTAATAAGCATGGGGAAACAGCAACTAAATACACGAGAAGTGGAAAAGCAAACTAGCACTCATCACCTTTATGCTACTGAAtgttaataaatgaaacaatttcCATTCTACAACATAGGTTATGTGTATTTTAGTTCATTTGATTGACTTATAGCAGTAA harbors:
- the LOC137138262 gene encoding uncharacterized protein isoform X2 translates to MQMDLSRLNGGDWIDNITNGIVNWRAVTLVELRNRSDIGKANTSPQTTILPDVRVPSNCQRNFNLLAFDPDGDTVRCRYGNTSLSECNPCTPPSVLSISPSCSLSFSPTSDEGPYAVQVVMEDFPNQNISLTQTNGTKTFLTPNDAISKIPVQFVLWVDPPVPSCTEGLYLPNFLPPTPNNRAQFFTIVNRAIVINIKAEAIISTISELLYSGPSTLIQNSTGAGQFSLTWTPSQAEEGGSFPICFVVKANYNLNIYNSDLRCVIVTVGNNPTTTTTLPTTGSSGMYVVGLSVKVSSSSQQSKDEILYYLQQARYYLSYYGLPNVTINIVSYVQH